The following proteins are co-located in the Patagioenas fasciata isolate bPatFas1 chromosome 33, bPatFas1.hap1, whole genome shotgun sequence genome:
- the LOC136115823 gene encoding ral guanine nucleotide dissociation stimulator-like 1: MSEPGPAARPPQARNFPFRNLSLWRCWRRPRRRTPRQKRHEEDVESLHSLEETLTKPTKEEVESPECTEEPPERVEETPERIEQTLSETREEDVETTSKVSDKDAETPERVENGLSKATEEDTETAECTEETPSEPTEEDVETPQSLEENVRNQPGEDVEVPQSVQESTTEDGAEDAQEGAVDCDSLRRAQIQQTDSEGARWLGAEGDQFPAGHTVSPDETCNSRALKAGTLEKLVETLPTAFADNDFTYISIFLSTYRAFASTSTVLELLLDRYGNLEISGSEEHGTQNSPGSSTVLRTAMASILQAWLDQCADDFREPPEYVCLQKVLSYLKKNMPGSDPEKRAQNLLEQFQKEEWENDDAFHSLSPCTPDEEEELEISGPEEFSLSQEDLVAEQLTYMDATLFQNVVPHHCLGCIWSRRDKKENKQLAQSIRATISQFNAVTNCVLSTILESKELKTQPRAKILEKWIRIGRQCRILNNFSSLKAIVSALQSTSVYRLKKTRACVPKDTMLMFEELCEIFSDCDNFATSRELLLKVGISLSCQVVISPKAELSPSQLIHHCSDRLQGVTQGTVPYLGTFLTDLVMLDTALQDYLEGGLINFEKRRREFEVMAQMKLLQSSCNSYCVTGDEKFVQWFRRQRH, encoded by the exons atgagcgagccgggccccgccgcccgccctccccag gctcggaacttcccctttcggaacctgtctctttggagatgctggagaagaccaaggaggaggacacccaggcagaagagacacgaggaagatgtggagtctctgcacagccttgaggagactctgaccaagccaaccaaggaagaagtggagagcccagagtgtactgaggagcctccagagcgcgttgaggagactccagagcgcattgagcagactctaagcgagacaagagaggaagatgtggagactacaagcaaggtatcagacaaagacgcagagactccagagcgcgttgagaacggtctaagcaaggcaacagaggaagacacagagactgcagagtgcacagaggagactccaagcgagccaactgaagaagacgtggagactccacagagcctggaagaaaatgtgaggaaccaacctggggaagacgtggaggttccacagagcgttcaagag agcacaactgaggatggagctgaagacgcacaagaaggagctgttgactgcgacagcctgagaagagcgcagatccagcagactgacagcgaaggagcaagatggctcggg gctgaaggggaccagttccctgcaggacacactgtcagcccggacgagacgtgcaacagcagggccctgaaagctggaactttggaaaagctggtggagacgcttccgacggcctttgccgataatgacttcacatacatcagcatcttcctctccacgtacagggcctttgcttccaccagcacagtcctggaactgctcctggacag atacggaaacctggagatctcgggctctgaagaacatggaacccagaattcccccggatccagcacagtgctcaggac tgcgatggcatcgattttacaagcctggctcgaccaatgtgccgacgatttccgagagccgcccgagtacgtgtgtctgcagaaggtgctgagttatctgaagaagaacatgcccggctctgacccggagaagagggcgcagaacctcctggagcagttccagaaagaagaatgggagaatgatg acgcgttccacagcctttctccctgcaccccggacgaggaagaggaactggagatcagcggcccagaagagtTCTCgttgtcccaagaagacctggtggcagaacagctgacatacatggatgcg acactcttccagaacgttgtgccccaccactgcctgggctgcatctggtcccgaagggacaagaaagagaacaaacagctggcacagagcatcagagccaccatctcgcagttcaacgccgtcaccaactgcgtgctcagcaccatcctggagagcaaagaattaaagacacagccaagagcgaagatcttggagaagtggatccgtatcggacgt caatgtaggatcctgaacaacttttcgtctctgaaggccatcgtttccgccttgcagtccacctcggtttatcgcctgaagaagaccagggcctgcgttccaaa ggacacaatgctgatgttcgaagagctttgcgaaatcttctccgactgtgacaactttgcgacgagcagggagctgctgctgaaggtgggaattagcttgagttgccaggttgtgatctcacccaaagccgagctcagccct agtcaattaatccaccattgctctgaccgtttgcagggagtcacacaaggcacggtaccttacctgggtaccttcctcactgacctcgtcatgctggacacagcccttcaggactatctcgag ggcggcctgatcaattttgagaagcggcgaagg gagtttgaagtaatggcacaaatgaagctgttgcagtcctcatgtaacagctattgcgtgacaggagatgagaaattcgtgcagtggtttaggaggcagcggcattga